In Candidatus Desulforudis audaxviator MP104C, a genomic segment contains:
- a CDS encoding flagellar protein FlgN — translation MKDSPGVKGTGCGPAAWSPIADEQLQLARRILEIVREQREAIAGLPEEETLDRFMALAGERQECMDRFDRLQAVRSAATAVQPPGDGLDAEVRQVSAAIEALFREAAEIDAANRQRLEESRDLVREEIRRARQGRDALRSYGRQELGGRGLTDGAFVDRKE, via the coding sequence GTGAAGGATAGCCCGGGCGTAAAGGGCACAGGGTGCGGCCCGGCGGCCTGGAGCCCGATCGCGGACGAGCAGCTCCAACTCGCGCGGCGGATACTGGAGATCGTGCGGGAACAACGCGAAGCGATCGCCGGGCTTCCGGAAGAAGAAACCCTGGACCGTTTCATGGCGTTGGCGGGAGAGCGGCAGGAGTGCATGGACCGCTTCGACCGCCTCCAGGCGGTACGATCGGCCGCAACAGCAGTACAGCCGCCGGGTGACGGGTTGGATGCCGAAGTCCGGCAGGTGTCGGCTGCGATCGAGGCTCTGTTCCGGGAGGCGGCGGAGATAGACGCGGCCAACCGGCAGCGCCTGGAGGAAAGCCGTGACCTGGTGCGGGAAGAAATCCGGCGGGCGCGGCAGGGCCGGGATGCTCTCCGGAGCTACGGGCGGCAGGAACTCGGGGGCAGAGGCCTGACCGACGGAGCTTTTGTGGACCGGAAGGAGTAA
- a CDS encoding flagellar protein FlaG, producing the protein MKIGAGGLQSLAQYDAMARRIEGADRVNPARELAQNPPPNDLRDMVRAVERLNRMAEMFNQQVIFRLNRDREGKRHRIRMMNKETGATILEVDVKELPALARQFSNAVGLVIDTET; encoded by the coding sequence ATGAAAATCGGGGCCGGCGGCCTGCAGTCTCTGGCCCAGTACGACGCGATGGCCCGCCGGATCGAGGGCGCGGACCGGGTGAACCCGGCCCGTGAACTGGCGCAAAACCCGCCCCCGAACGATCTGCGGGATATGGTGCGGGCCGTGGAACGGCTGAACCGGATGGCCGAGATGTTCAACCAGCAGGTCATCTTTCGCCTGAACCGCGACCGCGAAGGGAAGCGCCACCGGATCCGGATGATGAACAAGGAGACCGGCGCGACCATCCTGGAGGTGGACGTCAAGGAACTTCCCGCCCTGGCGCGGCAGTTCTCCAACGCGGTGGGGCTGGTCATCGACACCGAAACCTAA